GACTTAACGTAATTCGTAATTTAACAGGTCACGGCATTGGTACTGCCTTGCACGAGGAACCTCAACATATTTTAAACTATTATGATGCATGGGATAAAACGCTTTTAAAAGATGGCATGGTTCTTGCAGTTGAGCCATTTATCTCTGAAAAAGCGGAAAACATCGTTGAACTGGGAGATGGCTGGACATTCGTTACGCCGGATAAATCATTAGTTGCCCAAGTTGAACATACAATTATCGTAACAAAAGATAAGCCGATTATTTTAACACAACTATAATACCAAAAGCGGAAGGCGACGTTTAGCATCGATAGGCACTGGAAGACTTACCACAAAAGGCATCTTTTCGCCTTTTTGGAAAGGCTGAAGTGTCCCGAGAGGCTGTCGCCTGGAGCTAGATGAATCAAAAGCGGAAGGCGACGTTCAGCCTCGACAGGCACTGGAAGACTTACCACAAAAGGCATCTTTCCGCCTTTTTGGAAAGGCTGAAGTGTCCCGAGAGGCTGTTGCCTGGAGCTAGATGAATCAAAAGCGGAAGGCGACGTTCAGCCTTTCTACATGTAAAAAGCTATCATTGAAATTCAGGCACTGGGGACCGTTTATGAGACACAAAGAAAACACCTTTTTAGGCAACCAATTGTCGGTAATCTACCGGCGATTGGTTGTTTAGTTTCGTTTGAATTCGGATATTGTTATAATAGTTAATGTAATCTTCGACGATTTGAATAACACAGGCATTGGTTGTGCTATGTATGTCGTCGAGATAGAACGTTTCAGACTTTAGGGTGGAATGAAACGCTTCGATTGGGGAATTATCAACAGGCGTGCCTTTGCGGGACATGCTCATGGTAATTCCTTTTTCTTTTATCTGTTTTTGATACTCATAAGAAGTATAAACAGCTCCTTGATCACTATGTAATATAATATCTTCTGGTAGTGAATCAAGTTGATTAAGTGTGTCTAAAACACATGATAAATTCTGTTTACCATCAATCGTATAAGCAATAATTTCTCCATTGTATAAATCCATAATACTTGAAAGATATAACATCGATTGTCCAAAAGGCAAGTAAGTAATGTCAGTCACTAATTTCTGTAAAGGTGCTGTGGCGTGAAAATCCCGATGTAGTATATTATCCGCTACATAAGCAGGCTGACCTGTAACCTTACGTTTTTTCACCTTAACACGACATGACCAACCATATTTTTGCATCACTTTCTGGACGGTTCTCTCGCTGATTCCAGGCATTAATGCAGCGATTTTTCTGTATCCATATCTGAATTTATGTTCCGTGCATAGCTTTCCAATCTCTTCATCACGCTTTGCCTTACTATTTTCTTTTCTACTCTCTTTTTTCCAACGATAATAAGTTGATCGAGCGACTCCCATGTGTATACAAATTTCCTTAATTGGCATCTTATCTTTAAGTTCTTCAACCAGTTCTACAAATGCTTGTCCAACCACTTCCTCTCCAACTCTTTGTACTTTTTTAAAACTTCGATTTGTTGCTTCAAATAACGATTTTCGGCTGCTAAACGTTGTTCGTTTGACCCATATTCTGGTCCCTTTCCAAAACTATATTGCTTGCCAACTGGTTGATAAAGTCGGTGAATTTCGCCCTCTCGATACCATTTCATCCAAACTTTTAACTGTGAATGATTTTTGATGTTCAGCTCTTCTAATACTTGTTTTACTGGTACTCCTGCTAAACGCATTTCAATCGCCTTCATTTTCACCTCATAAGGATAACTCACTCTTGTTCCCATACAAAAAGCACCTCCACGTTGTATTTAGGTATGGTATACCCGTTTTTCAACGAAAGGTGCTTTTATTTGTCTCATTTTCTTAAGTCAGTGCATTCAATTCAATGATAGCTTTTTTTATTTTCTTCTTATATTTGGTTTTTCTTGTAATTTCCCATGTCGCCAAGTTTTTTCAGTTGGATGTAAACCTTTCGTAAGTTTGCGATAATCTCCTTCTTCGTGAGGCGCAAGTAATGTCAATACTTCTCCATCCTCTCCAGCGCGTCCTGTTCTTCCTGAACGATGTAAATATTGCTCAATTGTATGGGGTACATCTACATGAATGACATGTGTTAGCCCTTCGATATCTAGACCTCGAGCAGCTAAATCGGTGGCAATTAAAATGCTTGACTTTCCTTTACGGAAGCTTTCCAATGCTTGTTGTCGCTCAGCTGATCGCATATTAGAATGTAAAACAACAATCGGCGCTTTATTATAAAGCAGCTTTGCCTCTTTCATCCAAACTTGATCTACATTATTTACAAAAGCGAGCGCATGGATATTTGGTAAGTGAGAAAGCCCTCTTAAGAGATCCGTTTTATCACGTACTGGTGTTTCGATATATGAATGTGTGACTGTGCCTGCGCGCGGAATATGTTTTGCCGCCAGCTTGATGTGTAGCGGTTCATCCATAAATTCATTCGCAACACGTTCGATTTCATCCGTAATTGTTGCCGAGACAACGATAACCTGCCTATCTGGATTTGCTCCGCTAATCATGTTTTTAATTTTAACGCGGTGTTCACGTGATAATAAGACATCACCTTCGTCAAGCACAATATGCCGTATATCAAATAGCTTCAACTTTCTAGATTGACTTAATTCCATTAATCGCCCTGGTGTTCCGACAACGATTGTGGGTTTCTTTTTCAAGCGTTCGATTTGGCGTTTAACGTTTGCGCCTCCAATTAATGGTGCAACTGTTATCGCAGTACCTGCAATCCACTCTCTAATGACATCGGTAATTTGCATCGCGAGTTCTTGGGAAGGCACAACGATTAACGCTTGTGTTTGCTTTTTTGTACCATCGACAAGATGCAAAATTGGCAGTACATAAGCGAGCGTTTTCCCTGTTCCAGTTGGCGACTCGGCAACGATATCATTTCCATCAAGTACTTCAGGCACCATCTTTGTTTGGATGGGCATTTCATTTTTAAACTTCCACTTCTCTTGAAAAACTGTATCCATCTTTTCTACAAAAGACATTGTTATCCCTACTTTCTCCTAGTGATTCAATCTTAATAGATCCGCTACATTGAAGCCTTTGCTGAAAAAACATCCAGTAACCGACCTTAGGCGCTACTGGATGTCTTTTTTTATTTTACTTTATAACCACAACGTTGGATTGCTGTTTCCGCTAATACGAGTAATGAATCAATACAATCCTGCAATTGTAACTCTTGACTGACAATGGAGAGTTCTGTACACCCAAGAATTACTTCATCACATTGAGCGTCTTCCATCGCTTGCCGGATGATTGCCCATTTTTCTGGATCAGCTGGTTTCCCAGCTTTAATATCGTCGTAAATCATTGACATGACGACTGCTTGTACGTCTTCATGAGGTACGACTGCCTCCATATCAAAACGCTCACAAGCCGCTTGGTAAATACCTGTTGAGATTGTTCCAGTTGTACCTAGTATGCCAACACGACGTGCTCCTTTTTCTTTGGCCCTCATCGCTGTTTCTTGAATCATATCGATGACTGGAAGTTCAATCCCTTGCTGAATTTCATTCAAAAATGAGTGAGCAGTATTACAAGGAATCGCAAGAATTTCTACACCCGCCTCTTGTAGTCGTTTCGCATCTGATACGATGACTGGAACTGGATTTTCTCTACTTTCACCTAAAATAAAAGCTGTTCGGTCGGGGATGTTCGTATTATTTGTAATAACCATATTTACATGGTCTTGGTCCTTCTCTGCGGCTGTACGCCTTACGATAATTTCGCCGATAAACATGGTTGCAAGCGGACCTACACCACCGATAATTCCTAATGTTTTTTTCTTCATTTATTAAGACAAACCTTTGTTGTTAAAATATTTTTTGTATTTCCTGTAGTAATTTAATCTGTTTAGTGTCAATTTAATCCATCTAACAATGTTAAAATCTTTATTGTAAAAAAGCGAGTTTGTAGACTTGCCTGCTGCAATTAATTGTTTCGCTTTACGTTTTAACGTTGCATTCTGTGTATACTTAAAAAGAACTCCCTTTGGAATAATTAACCATAAATGCTCATCTTTTGCGTAAGTTAGCGGTAATTCTTTATCATAGATATGGTCTTCTGTTACATACTTCATCAAGTTATGTCCACTAGCGGAGACGTAATAACTACTACGACCATTTCTTAAGTTTATCTCGAATAATTTATATTGACCATCACGTTCATCATATTTCATATCGAAATTGGCGAAGCCTGTATACCCGATATCCTCCAAAAATATACGAACCTTATCTAATAGTTCCTTATCAAAGGTATTAATAATGGCAGCATAACTTCCAATTCCTTCAGGTGAATGTTCTTCTAATATTGGATTTCCAAGAGACATTAACTTAACTTTTCCATCTTTTCCCACATATGCATTTAATACTCGCATATAGGAATCATCCCCCGGAATGAACTCTTGGATTGTTAAATTATCTTTATAAGTAGAACTATAAATAGCATCAATGATTGCCTTTTTTTCTGCTTCGTCATGTGCAACAAAAACTTTTTTCTTTCCTGGGAATGAACAATTCCAATAAGCAACAGAGTTCGATGCTTTAATAATGATTGGATAATCGAAATTCATTTCAAAAGTATCTTTATTTTCATACGTACAAAGCGTTGTTTTGGGATAAGCAAAGTTGTATTGCTCACAAATCTCATAAAAATTCTCTTTCAGTACAAGTCGTTCCATTAACGATTTATCAATATAAGGAATTGCAAAATGCTGGGTTAACTTTTCCTTATTGTTAATAATCAGTTTTGCATAGTCATCTCCGCATGCCAACAATAATAATTTCCTATCTTTGTACTCCTCTGCAATTTTTAATATCGCTGGTAAGAATACATCTTGTTCATTTAGCTTCGGAATCTCACGAATTTCAATAATATTACTATTTGCCGTTGCAGTAAGTGTGGCACGCCCGAGGACGAGCGATTTTATCCCATATGCTTCATGAAACGAACGAGCCATTCCATAAGCATTCATATCCGATCCTAGTAATACAGGAACAAATATTTCGTTTCCAACTGTCATTTATCGTCACTCATTTCTAAAATAATCGAAAATAATATTTAGGGAAATTAACTTTAAGTTACTATTAGTTTCCTGTATTCTGTTCGTTAGAATTCAGGATTTTACATTTTACCATTCAGTTAAGATACTATCTAATTTTATCATAAGCAATTCAAGAGCGCTATGTATCTCCTTTCCTGTTTTCTTTCTTCCATAAGCTGTCGCCTTTCGTCAATAATTGAACGCACTTTTTTACAGTTTGAAGGGATATACTTTTCAATTTATAGTCGAACTATACTATAATCAAAATTGAGCAATCAGAAGTGGTTGCCTCTCATTCCAATTTGGAGGGATAAGTTTGACAATTTTCTTAACAGGCTCAACAGGATTTCTCGGTGGCAAATTACTTAATAATTTATTACAATCGACTGACCATACATTATATGTACTTGTCCGAAACTTTGAAAGAGCAGAACGAACGATTCGTAAACTACCAGATGGATCTGCAGAGCGTATTCGTCTTTTTAAAGGTGATATTACGCAAGAAAATTGCGGTTTGTCACAAGCAGACATTGAAGAAATTAAAGGAAACGTGGATATTGTTTACCATCTTGCTGCTCTAGTCAAATTTGACGAAGCGTTACGAGACGAACTATTTTCAATTAATTATGATGGGACAAGACAAGTACTAGAACTTGCTAAACAACTTGGCGTTTCTAAGTTCTATTATATTAGTACAG
This window of the Sporosarcina pasteurii genome carries:
- a CDS encoding IS3 family transposase (programmed frameshift); this translates as MGTRVSYPYEVKMKAIEMRLAGVPVKQVLEELNIKNHSQLKVWMKWYREGEIHRLYQPVGKQYSFGKGPEYGSNEQRLAAENRYLKQQIEVFKKVQRVGEEVVGQAFVELVEELKDKMPIKEICIHMGVARSTYYRWKKESRKENSKAKRDEEIGKLCTEHKFRYGYRKIAALMPGISERTVQKVMQKYGWSCRVKVKKRKVTGQPAYVADNILHRDFHATAPLQKLVTDITYLPFGQSMLYLSSIMDLYNGEIIAYTIDGKQNLSCVLDTLNQLDSLPEDIILHSDQGAVYTSYEYQKQIKEKGITMSMSRKGTPVDNSPIEAFHSTLKSETFYLDDIHSTTNACVIQIVEDYINYYNNIRIQTKLNNQSPVDYRQLVA
- a CDS encoding DEAD/DEAH box helicase; its protein translation is MSFVEKMDTVFQEKWKFKNEMPIQTKMVPEVLDGNDIVAESPTGTGKTLAYVLPILHLVDGTKKQTQALIVVPSQELAMQITDVIREWIAGTAITVAPLIGGANVKRQIERLKKKPTIVVGTPGRLMELSQSRKLKLFDIRHIVLDEGDVLLSREHRVKIKNMISGANPDRQVIVVSATITDEIERVANEFMDEPLHIKLAAKHIPRAGTVTHSYIETPVRDKTDLLRGLSHLPNIHALAFVNNVDQVWMKEAKLLYNKAPIVVLHSNMRSAERQQALESFRKGKSSILIATDLAARGLDIEGLTHVIHVDVPHTIEQYLHRSGRTGRAGEDGEVLTLLAPHEEGDYRKLTKGLHPTEKTWRHGKLQEKPNIRRK
- a CDS encoding aspartate/glutamate racemase family protein; its protein translation is MKKKTLGIIGGVGPLATMFIGEIIVRRTAAEKDQDHVNMVITNNTNIPDRTAFILGESRENPVPVIVSDAKRLQEAGVEILAIPCNTAHSFLNEIQQGIELPVIDMIQETAMRAKEKGARRVGILGTTGTISTGIYQAACERFDMEAVVPHEDVQAVVMSMIYDDIKAGKPADPEKWAIIRQAMEDAQCDEVILGCTELSIVSQELQLQDCIDSLLVLAETAIQRCGYKVK
- a CDS encoding ATP-grasp domain-containing protein encodes the protein MTVGNEIFVPVLLGSDMNAYGMARSFHEAYGIKSLVLGRATLTATANSNIIEIREIPKLNEQDVFLPAILKIAEEYKDRKLLLLACGDDYAKLIINNKEKLTQHFAIPYIDKSLMERLVLKENFYEICEQYNFAYPKTTLCTYENKDTFEMNFDYPIIIKASNSVAYWNCSFPGKKKVFVAHDEAEKKAIIDAIYSSTYKDNLTIQEFIPGDDSYMRVLNAYVGKDGKVKLMSLGNPILEEHSPEGIGSYAAIINTFDKELLDKVRIFLEDIGYTGFANFDMKYDERDGQYKLFEINLRNGRSSYYVSASGHNLMKYVTEDHIYDKELPLTYAKDEHLWLIIPKGVLFKYTQNATLKRKAKQLIAAGKSTNSLFYNKDFNIVRWIKLTLNRLNYYRKYKKYFNNKGLS